Genomic DNA from Candidatus Margulisiibacteriota bacterium:
TAATAGAGACATGCGATATAATGGCCTATAAGAAATGCCCAAACACCATAGTGTGGTATAAATAATAAATATGTTATAAAAGCTATACAACCTGACATTATTGTAATAACCAGAAGTTGCTTTGTCTTTTCAAAATAAAAATAATAATTAGAAACAACCAGATACATCGGTCTATAACACAATGCCATAATATATATTATAAAGAATGGATATGATGATTTTAAAGAATCATTTGAAAGTAAAATATTAAATATTTCTTTACTCCATAAAGACAATATAAACGCGAGTCCAAAAACTACTGTAACAAAGAGAAGACAAATCTTTTTAATTATCTTTTGATTTCTATTTTTTAGTGCCTGCATTAAATATGGTGACACAGCATTATTAATGCCTCTCATTCCAGTCTGAAATAGGCTACCAAGCTGCTGAGAGATACTAAGCCTACCAATTTCTCCTTGTGCCACATTACTCTGATCCAAAACCATACGTCCTGAACCGTCAAGTAGATAGCTTGTATAATAATGTGGTATTGTTGGAATTGAAATCGACAGTGCTTTCCTTAAAGTTTTCTTTTTAAATTTATATATAGGTTGCAAATTTAGTTTCTTGTTAACAACATACCAATAAGTAGCATTACTAAAAAAAATACCGATAAAACTACTTATATACCATCCCATGTAGCCCAATCTAAAATAGACTATCAATATATAGTTTGAGAAAATCGTTATTAAACTTTCAAGAACGCTTCTCCATACAATAGGGAATGATTGTTTAGTATATATGTAATAAGCATTACCAATTGTAGCTGTTGGACCAAAAAAAACAGTTGAAAAATTTGATAGAATTATTATAAGCCATCTATTTTGATCTGCTTCTTCAGGGATAAAAAAGAAAAGTAATAGTGCCTGAAAAAATGCGTATATAATCATCCATACTTTTAAAAACCCATATATCTGACGCCATATTAGCTTATAATGATTTGGATGTTTAAAAAAAATATTTTGAAGATAGACAATGAGCCCAAGAGTGGAAAACGCAGCTATAGATTGAGAATAAGCAGAAATTGTGGCTGCAATCCCAAAATCTACATCAGTTAAATACTTGGTTAAAATTGGTAAAAGTAAGACATTTATAACTTTTGGCAGAAATGGAGCTACGCTTAAAAGTAAACTGTTTTTTAAAAGTAGTTTTCGATTTTTGTTCATTCAGTAGATACTTATAAGACTTTTACAGTAGTTATTCCATTCTCCATCATTCGATTTCTGATAATTTGGATTTCTTTATTATCATTTTCAGAATTAAGACTATACATTACTGTTTCGATTATGGCATTTGGATATATCAAGCTTAATGTATATAATGCATTTGATGTAAATCCAATGACTAATTTTGGAGAAATATTATTTTCAATAAAATCATATTCTACCGAAATTTTGGTATCAAATATTGTTATGTTTAGTTGTCTACAAAGTGAAAATATTGTTTTGAGATTTTGATCACCTCTGTGAGGGCAATAAAAAATACTCTCATTAGGATATCTATATGAAACGTCTTTGTGAAGTGCTATTAGATACTCTTCATATGAATAGTACTTAAAATCTAACTTTGATGAATTTGTGCCAATTATGTATATCCCCTTTGTTTTATTATATTCCTTGGACTTTGATTTCAACAATGACAACGGATTTTTAGTTATTTCATATTTATTAGATGAAACATTAAAAATTGTAAAAAAAGATGGGCCCTTAACTAACTTGATTATCCCTATTAATTTATAAAAAAATAAGACTATCTTAAACTTAAACTTATATTGCATCTTTCTAGGATATGGAGAAAAAAAAGATAATATTTGAACCCCATCATCTAAAATGTAAATTTTTGATCTAAATGATCCTAGTATATATGCAATAGCTATACTACTTTCAGAATACAAATAACCAATGAAAATATTCCGATAATGTCTATGCTTTGAAAATAAAAATGGGATAACGCCATACACAATATGAGCGACTTTTTTTTTCTTATATTGAATCTTATTCTTTTTCAGTAATGCATCAATCTTATCTAAATTGTTATTGTCAGAATAGGTCACTAATACTTCATAGTTATCAATATGAAAATAATTTATAGCTTCCATCATACATAGACACTGAAATGGAGAACGTACCAAAAAAAGAGTAAACCCAAATGGTCTTAACATATCACAATTTTTTCTTTAATTATAAACTCACTAGTGTCATGTCAATTATAGTATGACGTAATTAATAATATTTTGTATCTTTACTGAAAAAACTGTCATGGTAAAGTACAAAGTAACCTTAACAAAAGAAGAAAGAGAATCATTGATGGCCAATACAAGACAAGGCAATCAAACAGCCAAAAAGGT
This window encodes:
- a CDS encoding oligosaccharide flippase family protein produces the protein MNKNRKLLLKNSLLLSVAPFLPKVINVLLLPILTKYLTDVDFGIAATISAYSQSIAAFSTLGLIVYLQNIFFKHPNHYKLIWRQIYGFLKVWMIIYAFFQALLLFFFIPEEADQNRWLIIILSNFSTVFFGPTATIGNAYYIYTKQSFPIVWRSVLESLITIFSNYILIVYFRLGYMGWYISSFIGIFFSNATYWYVVNKKLNLQPIYKFKKKTLRKALSISIPTIPHYYTSYLLDGSGRMVLDQSNVAQGEIGRLSISQQLGSLFQTGMRGINNAVSPYLMQALKNRNQKIIKKICLLFVTVVFGLAFILSLWSKEIFNILLSNDSLKSSYPFFIIYIMALCYRPMYLVVSNYYFYFEKTKQLLVITIMSGCIAFITYLLFIPHYGVWAFLIGHYIACLYYGYSGYFYSSYINNTSIRIPVIRIMLIQLVLTVSAFIFVDYLALKTVLTALLSIFILVQIYKNRHVIKK